A single Mangifera indica cultivar Alphonso unplaced genomic scaffold, CATAS_Mindica_2.1 Un_0031, whole genome shotgun sequence DNA region contains:
- the LOC123206291 gene encoding pentatricopeptide repeat-containing protein At4g21065-like: MVDMLLGNSDFYSHQLLNVTPMHPKLSTSPQNSIANIVKKCVTLLQFCASCKFKLKQVHAFAIKHGVPLSNPDLGKHLIYGIVTLSAPMSYAHKIFSFIQDPNIFTWNTMIRGYAESENPSPAYELYNKMQYSCIKPDTHTYPFLLKAIAKLSDVRLGEMIHSVSVRNGFESLLFVQNGLVHMYASFGHVEDAYKVFELMCDKDLVAWNSVINGFASNGRPNEALTLFREMFYEGISPDGFTMVSLFSACSELGALALGRRAHAYTTKIGLTENMKVNNAILDFYAKCGSIKEAKKVFAEMKERNVVSWSSLIVGLAVNGFGKEALECFKEMETEGSMPGEATFVGVLYACSHCGMVDEGYNYFKRMINEYEIMPKIEHYGCMVDLLGRAGLVKEAYEFIQSMPMLPNPVIWRTLLGACTTHGHSALAEIARRKLLQLEPKHSGDFVLLSNLYASERRWLDVQRVRGTMVRERVKKTPGHSLVELGNHVHEFYMGDRSHPQNKEIYAMLVEVTNKLKQEGYVPVTENVFMDIEEEEKENALSYHSEKMAIAFMLINTPPMTPIRVIKNLRVCADCHSAIKLISKVFYREIVVRDCSRFHHFKDGDCSCMDYW; the protein is encoded by the coding sequence ATGGTTGACATGTTGCTAGGAAATTCAGATTTCTATTCTCATCAATTGCTCAATGTTACCCCCATGCACCCAAAGCTGTCCACTTCCCCACAAAATTCAATAGCTAACATAGTCAAAAAGTGCGTCACTCTGCTCCAATTCTGCGCTTCCTGCAAATTCAAGTTGAAGCAAGTCCATGCTTTCGCCATCAAGCATGGCGTCCCGCTTTCCAACCCAGACTTGGGTAAACATCTAATTTATGGTATCGTTACACTCTCAGCTCCAATGTCTTATGCTCACaaaatcttttctttcattCAAGACCCAAATATTTTTACCTGGAATACAATGATCAGAGGCTATGCCGAGAGTGAAAATCCCAGCCCGGCTTATGAACTCTATAACAAAATGCAATATTCTTGCATTAAACCTGACACGCATACATACCCTTTTCTTTTGAAAGCGATTGCTAAACTGTCAGATGTTAGATTAGGTGAAATGATACATTCGGTTTCAGTAAGAAATGGGTTTGAGTCATTGTTATTTGTCCAAAACGGTTTGGTGCATATGTATGCTAGTTTTGGTCATGTTGAAGATGCATATAAAGTGTTTGAGTTAATGTGTGACAAGGATCTTGTGGCTTGGAATTCTGTGATTAATGGGTTTGCTTCTAATGGGAGACCCAATGAGGCGCTTACCCTCTTTAGGGAAATGTTTTATGAGGGTATTTCGCCTGACGGGTTCACTATGGTTAGTCTGTTCTCAGCGTGTTCTGAGCTTGGTGCCTTAGCTTTGGGTCGGAGGGCTCATGCTTATACGACCAAGATTGGGTTGACTGAGAATATGAAAGTTAATAATGCTATTTTGGATTTTTATGCCAAGTGTGGGAGCATTAAAGAGGCAAAGAAAGTGTTTGCTGAGATGAAAGAGAGGAATGTAGTTTCTTGGAGTTCTTTGATAGTGGGGTTGGCTGTAAATGGGTTTGGTAAGGAAGCACTTGAATGTTTTAAGGAGATGGAAACAGAAGGATCCATGCCTGGTGAAGCAACTTTTGTTGGTGTTTTGTACGCTTGTAGTCATTGCGGGATGGTGGATGAGGggtacaattattttaaaaggatGATAAATGAGTATGAAATTATGCCCAAGATAGAACACTACGGTTGCATGGTTGATTTATTGGGTAGGGCGGGCTTGGTGAAAGAAGCATATGAATTTATACAAAGCATGCCAATGCTACCAAACCCTGTTATTTGGAGAACACTATTGGGAGCTTGCACAACACATGGCCATTCAGCTTTAGCAGAGATTGCAAGAAGAAAACTCTTGCAATTGGAGCCTAAACACAGTGGAGATTTTGTGCTCCTCTCAAACTTGTATGCATCAGAGCGACGCTGGTTAGATGTGCAGAGAGTTAGGGGGACAATGGTCCGTGAAAGAGTAAAGAAGACTCCGGGACATAGCCTTGTTGAGTTGGGAAATCATGTCCATGAATTTTATATGGGTGACAGGTCTCATCCTCAAAATAAGGAAATATATGCAATGCTGGTAGAGGTCACAAACAAGTTGAAGCAAGAAGGCTATGTGCCGGTTACTGAAAATGTGTTTATGGatatagaagaagaagaaaaggagaaTGCTTTGTCTTATCATAGTGAGAAGATGGCTATTGCCTTTATGCTTATTAACACACCACCAATGACCCCAATTAGGGTCATAAAAAATCTAAGAGTTTGTGCAGATTGCCATTCAGCAATTAAACTCATATCAAAAGTTTTTTATAGAGAGATCGTTGTGAGGGATTGTAGCaggtttcatcattttaaagatGGGGACTGTTCCTGTATGGATTACTGGTAA